In one Rhodococcus sp. B50 genomic region, the following are encoded:
- a CDS encoding ABC transporter ATP-binding protein, protein MVGVAQPDPDLLIEFDDVVVRRGGNVLVGPVTWKVELDERWVVLGPNGAGKTSLLRVAAAETFPTSGTAHVLAETFGRTDLSELRPRIGLSSAALANRVPNDEKVTDLVLSAGYGVLGRWRERYDDIDTSRAVEMLESLGAEHLADRLYGTLSEGERKRALIARALMTDPELLLLDEPAAGLDLGGREELVARLGTLAADPDAPAIVLVTHHVEEIPPGFTHAMLLKEGGVVAQGLLDDVITAENLSAAFSQSISLDKVDDRFFARRTRRPGRHRR, encoded by the coding sequence ATGGTCGGCGTGGCACAACCTGATCCCGATTTGCTCATCGAATTCGACGACGTAGTGGTCCGACGCGGCGGGAACGTCCTCGTCGGTCCCGTGACCTGGAAGGTGGAACTCGACGAACGTTGGGTGGTTCTCGGGCCCAACGGGGCAGGAAAGACCTCGCTGCTGCGGGTCGCGGCGGCCGAGACGTTCCCCACCTCCGGTACCGCGCACGTCCTCGCGGAGACGTTCGGCCGGACCGATCTGTCCGAGCTGCGACCCCGGATCGGATTGTCCTCCGCGGCCCTGGCCAACCGCGTGCCCAACGACGAGAAGGTCACCGATCTGGTGCTCTCCGCGGGTTACGGCGTGCTGGGCCGGTGGCGTGAGCGGTACGACGACATCGACACGAGCCGCGCCGTGGAGATGCTCGAGAGCCTCGGGGCGGAACATCTCGCCGATCGTCTGTACGGGACGCTGTCGGAAGGCGAACGCAAGCGCGCTCTCATCGCCCGGGCATTGATGACCGACCCGGAGCTGCTGCTGCTCGACGAGCCGGCGGCGGGACTGGATCTGGGGGGTCGTGAGGAACTCGTGGCCCGGCTCGGAACCCTCGCAGCCGACCCGGATGCGCCCGCGATCGTGCTCGTCACCCACCACGTCGAGGAGATCCCGCCCGGCTTCACGCACGCGATGCTCTTGAAGGAGGGCGGTGTCGTCGCCCAGGGTCTGCTGGACGACGTGATCACCGCCGAGAACCTCAGTGCCGCGTTCAGTCAGTCGATCTCGCTCGACAAGGTCGACGACCGCTTCTTCGCCCGCCGCACCCGCCGGCCGGGACGGCACCGCAGGTAG
- a CDS encoding iron-siderophore ABC transporter substrate-binding protein codes for MISVHRSRAVLVAAVAAVTTALAGCSTPPDDDASEIVRTTTRIAGASVVGIDRDTSTACPLPSPLDPGQPTNGTRPVLHTAGRSDVPADPQRIVVLDSAALDAVCALGLWERVVGASAEISGRPEYLGTGIGELPAVGAAGAPDVAAIERAQPDVILGSSADPDVYTSLSTVAPTVLVGSDPVFWRDQFVRVGEALGRTEAARRVLDDYTTAARDLGRELASSQTQASIVRFTADGPRVEGSASFAGQVLGDVGAARPPAQRFAVIDGRPWQAVDAEDPAAADGDVIFVRFAGEDGLGAGTEYMQTDEWLDLGAVRDGRLFSMSDDVWSTPGPVAARAILTDLTYTLNGYSN; via the coding sequence GTGATTTCCGTGCACCGGTCACGAGCAGTGCTCGTCGCAGCCGTCGCTGCAGTGACGACAGCCCTGGCCGGGTGCTCCACACCACCCGACGACGACGCATCCGAGATCGTGCGCACCACGACGCGCATCGCCGGGGCCTCGGTCGTGGGTATCGACCGGGACACGTCGACCGCGTGCCCACTCCCCTCCCCGCTCGATCCGGGACAGCCCACGAACGGCACCCGACCGGTCCTGCACACCGCAGGCCGGTCGGATGTGCCCGCCGACCCCCAGCGCATCGTCGTCCTCGACTCCGCGGCGCTCGACGCGGTGTGCGCCCTGGGACTGTGGGAGCGCGTCGTGGGAGCGAGCGCCGAAATCTCCGGGCGACCGGAATACCTCGGCACCGGGATCGGCGAGTTGCCGGCCGTGGGAGCTGCCGGCGCCCCGGACGTCGCGGCGATCGAGCGCGCGCAGCCGGACGTGATCCTCGGCTCCTCCGCCGATCCCGACGTCTACACCTCACTGAGCACGGTCGCACCCACCGTGCTGGTCGGGTCCGATCCGGTGTTCTGGAGAGACCAGTTCGTGCGCGTCGGTGAGGCGCTCGGGCGCACGGAGGCGGCCCGGCGCGTCCTCGACGACTACACCACGGCTGCCCGCGATCTGGGCCGTGAGCTGGCCTCGTCCCAGACCCAGGCGTCCATCGTCCGGTTCACGGCCGACGGTCCCAGGGTGGAGGGCTCCGCGTCGTTCGCGGGGCAGGTGCTCGGAGACGTGGGAGCGGCCCGTCCGCCGGCCCAGCGGTTCGCGGTGATCGACGGCCGGCCGTGGCAGGCCGTCGACGCGGAGGACCCGGCGGCCGCCGACGGCGATGTGATCTTCGTCCGCTTCGCCGGTGAGGACGGACTGGGGGCCGGCACCGAATACATGCAGACCGACGAGTGGCTCGATCTCGGGGCCGTTCGTGACGGCCGTCTGTTCTCCATGAGCGACGACGTGTGGTCGACCCCCGGACCGGTTGCCGCGCGGGCGATCCTCACCGACCTGACCTACACCCTCAACGGCTACTCCAACTGA
- the serB gene encoding phosphoserine phosphatase SerB: MASDSTVLVTVTGPDHPGVTSVLFAALTRHDVDLLDVEQVVIRGRLTLGVLLVCPNDVEALQDEVESAMATIGMHADVQIGAERGARTVSTHAVVVLGSPVSARALRSVGRTLASQGANIDSIRGIADYPLTGLELMITAADTGAEADAALRHALVELAAGLDVDIAVERGGLARRSKRLIVFDVDSTLIQGEVIEMLAAHAGVEDKVREVTEAAMRGEIDFAQSLEQRVATLAGLPATVIDEVAEQLELTPGARTTIRTLRRLGFRCGVVSGGFRQVIDPLAHELELDFVRANTLEIVDGTLTGRVVGDIVDRAAKARALREFADEAGVAVEQTVAVGDGANDIDMLAAAGLGVAFNAKPALREVADTALSYPYLDAVLFVLGVTRDEIEAADRVDGTLRRVPIDGSV; encoded by the coding sequence GTGGCGTCTGACAGCACGGTGCTGGTGACCGTGACCGGACCTGACCATCCCGGCGTGACCTCGGTGCTCTTCGCAGCGCTGACGCGGCACGACGTCGACCTCCTCGATGTGGAACAGGTCGTGATCCGCGGGCGGCTCACCCTCGGCGTCCTCCTCGTCTGCCCGAACGATGTCGAAGCATTGCAGGACGAGGTCGAGTCCGCGATGGCCACGATCGGCATGCACGCCGACGTCCAGATCGGCGCCGAGCGCGGTGCACGCACCGTCTCGACGCACGCGGTCGTCGTGCTGGGCAGCCCGGTCAGTGCCCGGGCGCTGCGGTCGGTGGGGCGCACGCTCGCGTCTCAGGGCGCGAACATCGATTCGATCCGCGGTATCGCTGACTATCCGCTCACCGGCCTCGAACTGATGATCACCGCCGCCGACACCGGCGCCGAGGCCGACGCCGCTCTGCGGCACGCTCTCGTCGAACTCGCGGCGGGTCTCGACGTCGACATCGCGGTGGAGCGTGGCGGCCTCGCCCGTCGTTCCAAGCGTCTGATCGTCTTCGACGTCGACTCCACCCTCATCCAGGGTGAGGTCATCGAGATGCTCGCCGCGCACGCGGGTGTCGAGGACAAGGTCCGCGAGGTCACCGAAGCCGCCATGCGCGGTGAGATCGACTTCGCACAGTCCCTCGAGCAACGCGTCGCGACGCTCGCCGGTCTGCCCGCGACCGTCATCGACGAGGTCGCGGAGCAACTCGAGCTCACTCCCGGTGCCCGCACCACGATCCGGACGTTGCGCCGCCTCGGCTTCCGCTGCGGTGTCGTCTCGGGCGGTTTCCGTCAGGTCATCGACCCGCTCGCACACGAACTCGAACTGGACTTCGTCCGCGCCAACACGCTCGAGATCGTCGACGGCACACTCACCGGGCGAGTGGTCGGCGACATCGTCGACCGCGCCGCCAAGGCACGTGCCCTGCGAGAGTTCGCCGACGAGGCCGGCGTGGCGGTCGAACAGACCGTCGCGGTCGGGGACGGCGCCAACGACATCGACATGCTCGCGGCAGCGGGGCTGGGTGTGGCGTTCAACGCCAAGCCCGCTCTGCGCGAGGTCGCCGACACCGCCCTGTCGTATCCCTACCTCGATGCGGTGCTGTTCGTCCTCGGTGTCACGCGCGACGAGATCGAAGCGGCCGACCGCGTCGACGGAACCCTGCGGCGCGTCCCGATCGACGGCAGTGTCTGA
- a CDS encoding NUDIX hydrolase yields MPIPDFVVQLRSHVGTAPLWLPGVSAIVTDEHDRVLLTRRADNGMWAVVSGILEPGEEPAVAAVREVLEETGITAELVRLTSVDVTAPITYPNGDVAQYLDVCFLLRAIGGHARVADDENLEVAWFATDELPEPLTETSRLRLGKALAGRAEAWFRQ; encoded by the coding sequence GTGCCGATACCCGATTTCGTCGTCCAGCTCCGCTCACACGTAGGAACTGCTCCCCTGTGGCTGCCGGGGGTGAGCGCGATCGTCACGGACGAGCACGATCGCGTCCTGCTCACCCGCCGCGCCGACAACGGCATGTGGGCGGTGGTGTCCGGCATCCTCGAACCCGGCGAGGAACCGGCGGTCGCCGCGGTCCGCGAGGTGCTCGAGGAGACGGGTATCACCGCCGAACTCGTGCGGCTGACGAGCGTCGACGTCACGGCGCCCATCACCTATCCCAACGGCGACGTCGCGCAGTACCTCGACGTGTGCTTCCTGTTGCGCGCCATCGGCGGGCACGCGCGTGTCGCCGACGACGAGAACCTCGAAGTGGCGTGGTTCGCGACGGACGAGCTCCCCGAACCGCTCACCGAGACGTCGCGCCTGCGGCTCGGGAAGGCCCTCGCCGGTCGTGCGGAGGCATGGTTCCGTCAGTAG
- a CDS encoding peptidyl-tRNA hydrolase has translation MHPEPGETAPEPVFDPASDPGFADRHGVLSRGYGHRLDPDDPAKVQAMPIVLHIPKVDPPARSAVLEAAAAATVTLCFDPRVGVGPDGEPGPWREPFLAWNDARIRKVARRARGAHWRAAQDVDGVTVDHAGAQARAFVPCPVGELDPRISRLQIGGTDLPHDDPPPPADGVPVFWVQKDLEMTVGKAAAQVGHAAMLFAGALDVDTARAWAAEGFPCAVRDADDVTWRELLARVEAGTAVAVRDAGFTEVAPGSITVVAVPGTVSGRA, from the coding sequence GTGCACCCCGAGCCTGGGGAGACGGCACCCGAGCCGGTCTTCGACCCTGCGTCGGACCCGGGTTTCGCCGACCGCCACGGCGTGCTCTCCCGCGGCTACGGGCACCGGCTCGACCCGGACGATCCGGCGAAGGTGCAGGCGATGCCGATCGTGCTGCACATCCCGAAGGTCGATCCTCCCGCCCGTAGCGCGGTGCTCGAAGCCGCAGCGGCGGCCACCGTGACACTGTGCTTCGACCCGCGAGTAGGCGTCGGCCCGGACGGTGAACCCGGTCCGTGGCGGGAACCCTTCCTCGCCTGGAACGACGCCCGGATAAGGAAGGTCGCCCGCCGCGCCCGCGGAGCGCACTGGCGCGCCGCGCAGGACGTCGATGGGGTCACCGTCGACCACGCCGGTGCCCAAGCCCGCGCATTCGTGCCCTGCCCCGTGGGGGAGCTCGACCCCCGCATCTCCCGCTTGCAGATCGGCGGCACCGACCTGCCCCATGACGATCCGCCCCCACCGGCGGACGGCGTGCCCGTCTTCTGGGTGCAGAAGGACCTCGAGATGACCGTCGGCAAGGCGGCCGCGCAGGTCGGTCACGCCGCGATGCTGTTCGCGGGGGCACTCGACGTCGACACCGCACGTGCCTGGGCGGCCGAGGGATTCCCGTGTGCCGTTCGCGACGCGGACGACGTCACCTGGCGCGAGCTGCTCGCCCGGGTGGAAGCGGGCACCGCCGTCGCGGTCCGCGATGCGGGCTTCACCGAGGTGGCGCCGGGCTCTATCACGGTCGTCGCGGTGCCGGGCACGGTCAGCGGACGAGCCTGA
- a CDS encoding ABC transporter substrate-binding protein — MSPFPSRRARFAATLLTAGLLVAGCSSTDSSEDSSAATAADAATGFPRTVEHFRGSTTIESEPTRIVALDTSYSDAVLLLEAPLVGYVDYRTEDFPDYLGDSREYATDAVSVGKTADVSLEQVAALEPDLILSAEVRDGENYEELSAIAPTVFSQSTGPTWKDNIRLVAQALGKEDLAEQKISEYEERAAAIGADINAKAGDPTISIVRFAGEPTARLYRTTSFSGIVLEDAGLARPASQGPDPSDPSSIMNAVSPELITEAEADVIFVTTYDLGDGKAQAAAQPFVTNPLWQNLQGRKVEVDDSVWMMPVSIQGAHRILDDLADTFGVDRHDPIA; from the coding sequence GTGTCTCCATTCCCCTCCCGACGCGCCCGGTTCGCCGCCACCCTGCTGACCGCCGGACTCCTCGTCGCCGGCTGCAGTTCGACCGACAGCTCCGAGGACTCCTCCGCCGCCACCGCAGCCGACGCGGCCACGGGCTTCCCCCGGACCGTCGAGCACTTCCGCGGTTCCACCACGATCGAGAGCGAGCCCACCCGCATCGTCGCGCTCGACACGAGTTACTCCGACGCCGTGCTGCTCCTCGAAGCACCTCTCGTGGGATACGTCGATTACCGCACCGAAGACTTCCCCGACTATCTCGGCGACTCGCGTGAGTACGCGACCGACGCCGTGTCGGTCGGGAAGACCGCGGACGTGAGCCTCGAACAGGTGGCCGCGCTCGAGCCGGATCTCATCCTCTCGGCGGAGGTGCGTGACGGAGAGAACTACGAAGAACTGTCGGCCATCGCCCCGACCGTCTTCTCCCAATCCACGGGACCGACGTGGAAGGACAACATCCGGCTCGTCGCGCAGGCTCTGGGTAAGGAGGACCTCGCCGAGCAGAAGATCTCCGAATACGAGGAACGCGCCGCGGCCATCGGTGCGGACATCAACGCGAAGGCCGGCGACCCCACCATCTCGATCGTCCGCTTCGCCGGCGAGCCGACGGCCCGGCTGTACCGCACCACCTCGTTCAGCGGCATCGTGCTCGAGGACGCCGGTCTCGCCCGGCCGGCGAGCCAGGGACCCGATCCCTCGGATCCGTCGAGCATCATGAACGCCGTCAGCCCCGAATTGATCACCGAGGCCGAGGCGGACGTCATCTTCGTCACCACCTACGACCTCGGCGACGGCAAGGCACAGGCGGCCGCCCAGCCGTTCGTGACCAACCCCCTGTGGCAGAACCTGCAGGGACGGAAGGTCGAGGTGGACGACAGCGTGTGGATGATGCCGGTGAGCATCCAGGGAGCCCACCGCATCCTCGACGACCTCGCGGACACCTTCGGAGTCGACCGCCACGACCCGATAGCCTGA
- a CDS encoding NUDIX hydrolase: protein MAIDRSASTFDPTAVPIRDASTVMLVRDSARGVEVFLQRRVVGMDFAGGMTVFPGGGVDPSDTDAEVRWTGPDVAWWAEKFGIDEAQARALVLAAVRETFEECGVLLAGPTPDSVVADTTDYAEARRLLEARELSFGDFLEKEQLVLRADLLSPQANWITPLGERRRYDTRFFVAAVPDGQRADGNTTETDLVQWQTADEALADWRSGRCILLPPTWSQLSILSGFATVADLMAADPVIEPILPVMSRRDGAVHIAFDGDDAYYEVGTHPWAQRSDI from the coding sequence ATGGCTATCGATCGCTCGGCATCCACCTTCGATCCCACCGCGGTGCCCATCCGCGACGCGTCCACCGTGATGCTCGTGCGCGACTCCGCTCGCGGAGTCGAGGTGTTCCTGCAGCGCCGCGTCGTCGGAATGGACTTCGCCGGCGGCATGACCGTCTTCCCCGGCGGCGGTGTCGACCCCTCGGACACCGACGCCGAGGTGCGCTGGACCGGCCCGGACGTGGCGTGGTGGGCCGAGAAGTTCGGCATCGACGAGGCGCAGGCCCGCGCACTGGTGCTCGCAGCCGTGCGCGAGACCTTCGAGGAATGCGGCGTGCTGCTCGCCGGCCCCACCCCCGATTCCGTGGTGGCCGACACGACCGACTACGCCGAGGCGCGGCGCCTGCTCGAGGCGCGGGAGTTGTCGTTCGGTGACTTCCTGGAGAAGGAGCAGCTCGTGCTGCGCGCCGACCTGCTGAGTCCGCAGGCGAACTGGATCACCCCGCTGGGGGAGCGGCGCCGCTACGACACGCGCTTCTTCGTCGCCGCGGTGCCGGACGGACAACGGGCGGACGGGAACACCACCGAGACCGATCTGGTGCAGTGGCAGACCGCGGACGAAGCTCTCGCCGACTGGCGTTCGGGTCGGTGCATCCTGCTTCCGCCCACGTGGAGTCAGTTGTCGATCCTGTCGGGCTTCGCCACGGTCGCCGACCTCATGGCCGCCGATCCGGTCATCGAGCCGATCCTGCCCGTCATGAGCCGCCGCGACGGCGCGGTCCACATCGCGTTCGACGGGGACGACGCCTACTACGAGGTCGGTACTCATCCGTGGGCCCAGCGCTCCGACATCTAG
- the glgX gene encoding glycogen debranching protein GlgX, with protein MSSSVALPDRAAFPLGPTPVEGGTRFAVHAPHSDRVQVCLVDDDGDEHRVDLPDRTYGVWHGVVPDVGAGQRYGYRAYGPWQPQWGLRTNPHKILLDPWARRIVGDVGDPDRLIPHQGDPFGPMSTVDSLGHTPLSVVTPVLTPMHDKPRVPWENTVVYELHVGSYTARHPLVPPELRGTYLGLAHRSVIDHLVGLGVTTVELLPVQAFVTEPSVRARGMRNHWGYSTASYFAPHPAYAVTPGNEIAEFRTMVDAFHSAGLEVLLDVVYNHTCEASVDGPSLSWRGLDAPGYYLLDTHGRDVDLTGCGNTVDASSPIVVRMVCDSLRYWADVMGVDGFRFDLASALARPRGGAFDPRAALLTAIVTDPVLCDVKLVAEPWDATAHGYQLGNFGAQWAEWNDRYRDTVRRYWAGRSGIREVASRLTGSEDLYDRNIRQPWMSVNFVTAHDGFTLADAVSYERKHNDENGEEGRDGSNNNESVNHGVEGPTDDPDVLAARDRHVRAMLATLLLSTGTPMLLAGDEFGHTQHGNNNAYCVPEDVAVRDAWPLDWDHADRARTDYVRELLRLRKRVPVLRQRRFFDGRARSVGYPDLVWFGIEGIELDDDAWHDDSRRTLQGWVDGSQLGTVTRTGVTLEDSSGLFVLHSGGAATVTLGGPEWYRGDIVCVFDSSAPDGRPSDTSPMRVGSAYPVDGPTVLIFRITDDDEVEHG; from the coding sequence GTGTCCAGCTCGGTCGCGCTCCCCGATCGGGCCGCCTTCCCACTCGGACCCACACCGGTGGAGGGTGGGACACGCTTCGCCGTCCACGCCCCGCACAGCGACCGTGTCCAGGTCTGCCTCGTCGACGACGACGGGGACGAGCATCGCGTCGACCTGCCGGACCGCACCTACGGGGTCTGGCACGGGGTCGTTCCCGACGTCGGTGCCGGGCAGCGCTACGGCTACCGCGCCTACGGGCCATGGCAACCTCAGTGGGGGCTGCGCACCAATCCACACAAGATCCTGCTCGATCCGTGGGCACGGCGGATCGTCGGGGACGTCGGCGACCCGGACCGCCTGATCCCCCACCAGGGCGACCCGTTCGGCCCGATGTCGACCGTCGACTCCCTCGGCCATACACCCCTGTCGGTGGTGACCCCCGTCCTGACACCGATGCACGACAAACCCCGGGTGCCGTGGGAGAACACCGTCGTCTACGAACTGCACGTCGGCTCGTACACGGCCCGCCATCCGCTCGTGCCGCCGGAACTGCGGGGCACCTATCTCGGACTCGCCCATCGGTCGGTGATCGACCATCTGGTGGGACTGGGGGTGACCACCGTCGAGCTGCTTCCCGTGCAGGCCTTCGTGACCGAACCGTCGGTCCGTGCGCGGGGGATGCGCAACCACTGGGGTTACTCGACCGCCTCGTACTTCGCGCCGCATCCCGCCTACGCCGTGACGCCGGGCAACGAGATCGCCGAGTTCCGCACGATGGTCGACGCCTTCCACAGCGCCGGGCTCGAGGTACTGCTCGACGTCGTCTACAACCACACGTGCGAAGCGTCGGTGGACGGCCCGAGCCTGTCCTGGCGCGGCCTCGACGCTCCCGGCTACTACCTGCTGGACACGCACGGGCGGGACGTGGATCTCACCGGCTGCGGCAACACCGTCGACGCGTCCTCACCGATCGTGGTGCGCATGGTGTGCGACAGCCTCCGGTACTGGGCGGACGTGATGGGCGTGGACGGGTTCCGCTTCGACCTCGCGAGTGCGCTCGCGCGCCCGCGCGGCGGGGCGTTCGATCCGCGGGCGGCACTGCTCACCGCGATCGTCACCGATCCCGTCCTCTGCGACGTCAAGCTCGTCGCGGAACCGTGGGACGCCACCGCGCACGGCTATCAGCTCGGGAACTTCGGAGCTCAGTGGGCGGAATGGAACGACCGGTACCGCGACACGGTGCGCCGCTACTGGGCCGGCCGTTCCGGTATCCGCGAGGTCGCGTCGCGGCTCACCGGTTCGGAGGACCTCTACGACAGGAACATCCGGCAACCGTGGATGTCGGTCAACTTCGTCACCGCCCACGACGGTTTCACCCTCGCCGATGCCGTGTCGTACGAGCGCAAGCACAACGACGAGAACGGTGAAGAGGGTCGCGACGGGTCGAACAACAACGAGTCGGTGAACCACGGTGTCGAAGGACCCACCGACGATCCCGATGTCCTCGCCGCCCGCGACCGTCACGTCCGGGCGATGCTGGCGACGCTTCTGTTGTCGACGGGCACCCCGATGCTGCTCGCCGGTGACGAGTTCGGCCACACGCAGCACGGCAACAACAACGCCTACTGCGTTCCCGAGGACGTCGCGGTCCGCGATGCGTGGCCGCTGGACTGGGACCACGCCGACCGTGCGCGAACGGATTACGTGCGCGAACTGCTCCGCCTGCGCAAGCGCGTCCCGGTACTGCGGCAGCGGCGCTTCTTCGACGGGCGTGCCCGGTCCGTGGGATATCCCGATCTGGTGTGGTTCGGCATCGAAGGGATCGAACTCGACGACGATGCCTGGCACGACGACAGCCGCCGCACGCTGCAGGGCTGGGTCGACGGCTCGCAACTCGGCACGGTGACCCGCACCGGCGTCACTCTCGAGGACAGCAGCGGTCTGTTCGTTCTGCATTCGGGAGGTGCCGCCACGGTCACCCTCGGGGGGCCGGAGTGGTATCGCGGCGACATCGTGTGCGTGTTCGATTCGAGCGCCCCCGACGGCAGACCCTCGGACACCTCACCGATGCGGGTAGGAAGTGCGTACCCGGTCGACGGTCCGACAGTGCTGATCTTCCGGATCACGGACGACGACGAGGTCGAGCACGGATGA
- the ctaD gene encoding aa3-type cytochrome oxidase subunit I, whose translation MTAVAPQPVPEIAAARPYPPRQGPKGSFIHKMITTTDPKMLGIMYMVTSFAFFLIGGLMALLMRTELAVPGLQFLSNEQFNQLFTMHGTIMLLMYATPVVFAFANYILPLQIGAPDVAFPRLNAFSYWLYLFGATIVMLGFVTPGGAADFGWTAYTPLTSEIHSPGVGADFWILGLGVMGLGTILGAVNFITTVVCMRAPGMTMFRMPIFTWNILITSLLILLVFPLLTAAFMGLFVDRHLGGHIYDPATGGVLLWQHLFWFFGHPEVYVIALPFFGIVSEIFPVFSRKPIFGYTGLVYATMAIAALSIAVWAHHMYATGAVLLPYFSFMTFLIAVPTGVKFFNWIGTMWKGQITFESPMLFSVGFIVTFLFGGLTGVILASPPLDFHLHDSYFVVAHFHYVLFGTIVFATYAGIYFWFPKMTGRMLDEQLGRWHFWLTFIGFHTTFLVQHWLGNEGMPRRYADYLPSDGFTTLNTISTIGAFVLGASTLPFLWNVFKSYRYGQVVTVDDPWGYGNSLEWATSCPPPRHNFTELPRIRSERPAFELHYPHMVERMRAEAHVGPGSDKHNVNVLEGADRTPGDHPRA comes from the coding sequence GTGACTGCCGTAGCGCCCCAGCCAGTCCCAGAGATAGCTGCAGCAAGGCCGTACCCGCCGCGGCAGGGACCCAAGGGTTCGTTCATCCACAAGATGATCACGACCACAGATCCCAAGATGTTGGGGATCATGTACATGGTCACCTCGTTCGCCTTCTTCCTCATCGGCGGCCTGATGGCCCTGCTGATGCGCACCGAGCTCGCGGTCCCCGGCCTGCAGTTCCTGTCGAACGAGCAGTTCAACCAGCTGTTCACCATGCACGGCACGATCATGCTGCTGATGTACGCGACGCCGGTCGTCTTCGCCTTCGCGAACTACATCCTGCCGCTGCAGATCGGCGCTCCCGACGTCGCCTTCCCCCGGTTGAACGCCTTCAGCTACTGGCTGTACCTGTTCGGCGCGACGATCGTGATGCTCGGCTTCGTCACCCCCGGCGGCGCTGCGGACTTCGGGTGGACGGCCTACACGCCGCTCACCAGTGAGATCCACTCCCCGGGTGTCGGTGCCGACTTCTGGATCCTCGGCCTCGGCGTGATGGGTCTGGGCACCATCCTCGGTGCCGTCAACTTCATCACCACCGTGGTGTGCATGCGTGCACCGGGCATGACCATGTTCCGGATGCCGATCTTCACCTGGAACATCCTGATCACCAGCCTGCTGATCCTGCTCGTGTTCCCGCTGCTGACCGCCGCCTTCATGGGCCTGTTCGTCGACCGTCACCTCGGTGGCCACATCTACGACCCCGCCACCGGCGGCGTGCTCCTGTGGCAGCACCTGTTCTGGTTCTTCGGTCACCCCGAGGTGTACGTCATCGCGCTGCCGTTCTTCGGCATCGTCTCGGAGATCTTCCCGGTCTTCTCGCGCAAGCCGATCTTCGGTTACACCGGCCTGGTCTACGCCACGATGGCCATCGCGGCGCTGTCGATCGCGGTGTGGGCGCACCACATGTACGCCACCGGCGCGGTGCTGCTGCCGTACTTCTCGTTCATGACCTTCCTGATCGCCGTGCCGACCGGTGTGAAGTTCTTCAACTGGATCGGCACGATGTGGAAGGGCCAGATCACCTTCGAATCGCCGATGCTGTTCTCGGTCGGCTTCATCGTGACCTTCCTCTTCGGTGGTCTGACCGGTGTCATCCTCGCGAGCCCGCCGCTGGACTTCCACCTGCACGACTCGTACTTCGTGGTGGCGCACTTCCACTACGTGCTCTTCGGCACCATCGTGTTCGCGACCTACGCCGGCATCTACTTCTGGTTCCCGAAGATGACCGGACGCATGCTCGACGAGCAGCTCGGCCGCTGGCACTTCTGGCTGACCTTCATCGGCTTCCACACCACCTTCCTGGTGCAGCACTGGCTCGGTAACGAGGGCATGCCGCGTCGCTACGCCGACTACCTGCCGTCCGACGGATTCACCACCCTGAACACGATCTCCACCATCGGTGCGTTCGTGCTCGGTGCCTCCACGCTGCCGTTCCTGTGGAACGTCTTCAAGAGCTACCGCTACGGCCAGGTCGTCACGGTCGACGACCCGTGGGGCTACGGCAACTCGCTCGAATGGGCCACCAGCTGCCCGCCGCCGCGGCACAACTTCACCGAGCTGCCGCGGATCCGCTCGGAGCGCCCGGCCTTCGAGCTGCACTACCCGCACATGGTCGAGCGGATGCGCGCCGAGGCGCACGTCGGCCCGGGCAGCGACAAGCACAACGTCAACGTCCTCGAGGGTGCCGACCGTACCCCCGGCGACCATCCGCGCGCCTGA